A genomic region of Rhipicephalus sanguineus isolate Rsan-2018 chromosome 1, BIME_Rsan_1.4, whole genome shotgun sequence contains the following coding sequences:
- the LOC125757879 gene encoding uncharacterized protein LOC125757879 → MTALALGARARRLYVEDIHREPGLGSGRRGQVIVHTRFNLGCLTPSLEHILQNPLLPDSTAPTLHCGASYNCALESSRPTFGACRGTEHCTMAHSSRRRSSQFVSCFTTSVFGSSCLSQTTSLALKNSNEKMRTFTTTIATIRLQ, encoded by the exons atgactgccctcgcactcggggcccgtgcacgacgcctttatgtggaagacatccaccgtgagccaggactgggcagtggacgccgtggccag gtgatagtgcatactcgcttcaaccttggctgcttaaccccatccctggagcacatcctgcagaatcctctgctgcccgattccaccgcacccactcttcactgcggtgcgtcgtataactgtgcactggagtcctcaaggcccactttcggtgcttgcagaggtacagaacactgtactatggcccactcttcacgtcgaagatcatcgcagtttgtgtcgtgcttcacaacctcggtgtttggcagcagctgcctgagccagacgacatcccttgcactgaagaactcgaatgagaagatgcggacctttacaacaacaatagcgacgatacggctgcagtag